A region from the Branchiostoma lanceolatum isolate klBraLanc5 chromosome 2, klBraLanc5.hap2, whole genome shotgun sequence genome encodes:
- the LOC136428271 gene encoding uncharacterized protein isoform X1, which yields MAGIWDEVVDHRQTAEFCRMLGVKEDAAFEDITKAYRQKALKCHPDKNPDDPHATAKFQELSKAYQHLRDLKKEENEDFQSEEAWEYFDEEDDPESFAEFLFFLVLRDLYRSGYQPSENDEYYFFTRLNKKFRRYRTEDEDFTEEELQRLHCNKDCNKDKASGKKKRGKKKTQLDKPPQNAQQNRPKKTKKQLKAEQYKREQEIKKLAEEIEKRKAEELERLKKQKEKEKSTSMRCDADKLFSDLSCAETKVDRKPGPSAPETDTEKNEDELQCSTYEEKEARVSPRDLRRQKKERKKQEKEAQLKMRMKTALDTGDAKSPKSIISTTDQHTTEDPQEEASSVVDTDIRKAKLEAFKAKCLATKAQKEQDVKLPKQVVPEDSPSAEPKPPSHVDVRCSSTTTQGFGAPKPQPCDKALLERHMHQYHELMKQQPRSHTQIQLSVERQPEVKHSWAKQQKKGQHNQENWQELRRSMLQQEKERELQRNRQEHETLRREKTSSHGTLEECTDPSVNAYTAQDTWEDVADNSSGQAACAANMASGYSHSSQPLGDRCHPEGSGPVYEDGWEETDWEECGHQAPPPTQAWRNTKPAPPPAVNRWQERLELMSLCPRTEQDEEEMLKKAIELSQQQALEDEHRRQVKFEKMIEEQKKKHDILAAHQFPPNNAQPRGAEPPYKGASYQDFPPISNGTSTVVRQAGSSFATCVRESKTECQERLPRSHVGTGVPVSEDWESDLTEVVPHPPLMKNDTEPCNPMQRPDRAVSLRKTPANPKLHNPPTERSLISPDDNVTDNTTWLLSGESVSDPTWEVTGDEVVSGDGVKSDNFGWIGSAGKRVSTSSSSDSGGTVFQNIPHHSGNIDRKDNGLSRLGHMFSSSNVDATIVNQSERVAVSRNTSGHDWPKKNSPAVEGFPNVQKSPPKRHLSGCGDTEDSNKSLKAEARCMFSGKPSAVFPFGVTHPGGYSQLRNEAAQPHVRAPPGFPAPSTTSGEHNKVPSAFNEPDIGPFRNPSPPQSDSVGVSNPLLPRMTPLPVAVPGVLPAIPPTLFPPYPGYPAFPAYPFPGMYPYLPMPAMQSPVYMYSLQQVQRGMGKLSSSEGLSNESGGEGKEEDKNNLQKRASYSGSSVDPTQARPVQAASTAAPSGIPTAANSATMHNTLHMPSSVLQSNCSNKNGSEDLQAAQQLAHPQCRSINGATAGNEEAFDGNTPYKMQFFDGEEDTVAQRDTRRMTGHSRWMGSRPSSVRHARRETVGGRCETSATASERDSKREPTKTGGLYSKMRTTFKRAPVAPRFQRLQEQQQQQRGRQENLSTSGPDFMT from the exons AATCCAGATGATCCTCATGCAACAGCCAAATTTCAGGAGCTTAGTAAAGCATACCAGCACTTGAGGGActtgaagaaagaagaaaacgaAG ATTTTCAGAGTGAAGAGGCATGGGAATATTTTGATGAAGAGGATGATCCAGAAAGCTTTGCAGAGTTT TTATTCTTTTTGGTTCTGAGAGACCTCTACAGAA GTGGGTATCAACCATCAGAAAACGATGAGTATTACTTCTTCACACGTTTGAACAAG AAATTCAGGCGGTACAGAACTGAGGATGAAGACTTCACAGAAGAGGAG CTGCAAAGGCTTCATTGCAACAAGGACTGCAACAAGGATAAGGCATCGGGAAAGAAAAAG AGGGGAAAGAAGAAGACTCAGCTGGACAAACCTCCACAAAATGCCCAG CAGAATCgtccaaagaaaacaaaaaaacagctaAAAGCAGAACAGTACAAAAGAGAGCAG GAAATCAAGAAGCTGGCTGAGGAGATTGAGAAAAGGAAAGCAGAAGAGCTGGAACGTCTGAAGAAAcagaaggagaaggaaaagTCAACTTCCATGAG GTGTGATGCAGACAAACTGTTCAGTGACTTATCCTGTGCAGAGACAAAGGTAGATAGGAAACCTGGGCCGAGTGCAccagagacagacacagagaAGAATGAGGATGAGCTACAGTGTAGCACCTATGAAGAAAAGGAGGCACGGGTAAGCCCACGGGACCTGAGGAGAcagaagaaagagagaaagaagcAAGAAAAGGAAGCACAGTTGAAG ATGAGGATGAAGACAGCCCTAGACACTGGAGATGCCAAGAGTCCAAAGAG TATTATCAGCACTACAGACCAGCACACTACAGAGGATCCACAGGAAGAAGCCTCTAGTGTGGTTGATACAGACATACGGAAGGCAAAGTTAGAGGCTTTCAAAGCAAAGTGTCTGGCCACCAAAGCACAGAAGGAACAAGATGTCAAGCTACCAAAACAG GTAGTTCCTGAAGATTCACCATCAGCTGAGCCAAAACCTCCATCACATGTTGATGTAAGGTGCTCATCCACAACTACTCAAGGCTTCGGTGCACCAAAACCCCAGCCTTGTGATAAAGCACTGCTGGAGAGACATATGCATCAGTACCATGAGCTGATGAAACAACAACCAAGGAGCCACACACAG ATTCAGCTGAGTGTAGAGAGACAGCCAGAGGTGAAACACTCGTGggcaaaacagcaaaaaaaaggcCAACACAACCAG GAGAATTGGCAGGAGTTACGACGCTCCATGTTGCAGCAAGAAAAGGAGAGGGAACTGCAGAGGAACAGACAGGAGCACGAGACGTTGCGGCGAGAGAAGACATCGTCACACGGCACGTTAGAGGAATGCACTGATCCCTCTGTCAACGCTTATACAGCACAAGACACATGGGAGGATGTAGCAGACAATTCCTCAGGGCAGGCAGCATGCGCAGCCAACATGGCCAGTGGGTACAGCCATTCCAGTCAGCCGTTAGGGGATAGGTGTCATCCTGAAG GCAGTGGACCAGTGTATGAGGATGGGTGGGAGGAGACGGACTGGGAGGAATGTGGACACCAGGCCCCTCCACCAACCCAAGCCTGGAGGAACACCAAGCCTGCCCCTCCTCCTGCTGTCAACCGCTGGCAAGAGAGACTG GAGCTGATGTCCCTCTGCCCGAGAACTGAGCAGGATGAAGAAGAAATGTTAAAGAAGGCGATCGAGCTCAGTCAGCAACAGGCTCTAGAAGATGAGCACCGCAGACA GGTGAAGTTTGAGAAGATGATTgaagaacagaagaagaaacatgatatCTTGGCAGCTCACCAGTTCCCCCCCAATAACGCACAGCCCAGGGGAGCTGAACCTCCCTACAAGGGGGCTAGCTATCAGGACTTCCCGCCAATTAGTAATGGAACATCTACGGTTGTTAGACAGGCTGGGTCTAGCTTTGCAACTTGTGTCAGAGAGTCAAAGACCGAATGCCAAGAACGTCTGCCGAGGTCCCATGTTGGGACGGGTGTGCCGGTCAGTGAGGACTGGGAATCAGATCTAACAGAGGTAGTTCCCCACCCACCCCTGATGAAGAATGATACAGAGCCATGTAACCCCATGCAGAGACCAGATAGAGCTGTGTCCTTGAGAAAAACACCAGCCAATCCCAAACTTCACAACCCGCCGACAGAGCGAAGTCTTATAAGTCCAGATGATAACGTTACTGACAACACCACGTGGCTTCTCTCTGGGGAGTCGGTGTCAGATCCAACATGGGAAGTCACCGGAGATGAAGTTGTTTCTGGAGATGGTGTGAAAAGTGACAACTTTGGTTGGATTGGGTCAGCTGGCAAAAGGGTGTCTACCTCAAGCAGCAGTGATAGTGGAGGTACCGTTTTTCAGAACATACCCCATCATAGTGGGAACATAGACAGAAAGGACAATGGACTGTCCAGACTTGGACATATGTTTAGCAGTTCTAATGTAGATGCAACCATTGTAAACCAAAGTGAACGAGTCGCAGTGTCAAGAAACACAAGTGGCCATGATTGGCCAAAGAAGAATAGTCCCGCTGTGGAAGGATTCCCTAATGTGCAAAAGAGCCCACCAAAGAGGCACTTGTCTGGTTGTGGAGACACAGAAGACAGCAACAAGTCTCTAAAGGCAGAGGCAAGATGTATGTTCTCAGGAAAGCCCTCTGCTGTCTttccctttggtgtaacacatcCAGGAGGTTACTCCCAACTCAGGAATGAAGCAGCTCAACCACACGTCCGAGCACCTCCAGGTTTTCCTGCTCCTTCAACTACATCAGGCGAGCACAACAAGGTGCCCTCTGCGTTTAATGAGCCTGATATCGGTCCTTTTAGGAACCCGTCTCCTCCCCAATCAGACAGTGTAGGTGTGAGCAACCCCCTCCTTCCTCGGATGACACCGCTTCCAGTGGCCGTTCCTGGTGTCCTGCCAGCTATTCCACCCACCTTGTTcccaccctacccaggctacCCGGCATTCCCAGCTTACCCCTTCCCCGGCATGTACCCCTACCTCCCTATGCCAGCCATGCAGTCCCCCGTGTACATGTACTCCCTCCAACAAGTGCAGCGTGGGATGGGCAAGTTGTCCAGCAGCGAAGGGCTTTCTAATGAGTCTGGTGGAGAAGGGAAGGAGGAAGACAAGAATAACTTGCAGAAGAGGGCAAGTTACTCGGGAAGCTCTGTTGACCCCACACAGGCACGTCCTGTTCAGGCAGCTAGTACAGCAGCACCTTCAGGGATTCCCACTGCTGCCAACTCAGCTACAATGCACAACACACTTCACATGCCGTCCTCTGTTCTTCAATCTAACTGTAGTAACAAAAATGGCAGTGAGGACTTGCAGGCAGCACAACAGCTTGCCCATCCCCAATGTAGGAGTATCAATGGTGCAACAGCAGGAAATGAAGAAGCTTTTGACGGAAACACACCCTACAAGATGCAGTTCTTTGATGGTGAGGAAGACACCGTTGCACAGAGAGACACCAGGAGGATGACTGGGCATTCAAGGTGGATGGGAAGTCGACCCTCGTCTGTTCGTCATGCTAGAAGGGAAACTGTTGGTGGAAGATGCGAGACCAGTGCCACTGCATCAGAAAGAGACTCCAAGAGAGAACCGACAAAGACTGGTGGTCTGTACAGCAAAATGAGGACAACTTTTAAG AGAGCACCTGTGGCACCAAGGTTTCAACGGTTGCAAGAACAGCAACAGCAGCAACGGGGCAGGCAAGAAAACCTATCAACTTCAGGACCTGATTTTATGACTTAG